A window of Oncorhynchus keta strain PuntledgeMale-10-30-2019 chromosome 27, Oket_V2, whole genome shotgun sequence contains these coding sequences:
- the LOC127912596 gene encoding deoxyribonuclease gamma-like: MCLCSGETRTPSYQEQYVFVFRIGSVTVTDQYQYSDMLPGDEDAFSREPFIVRLHTPKTAIRDFVLVPQHTTPTNATKEIDALYDVFLDVKKKWKTEMVMFLGILTVACDTL, encoded by the exons atgtgtttgtgttcaggtgagaccaggacacctagctaccaggaacagtatgtgtttgtgttcag gatTGGCTCTGTGACAGTAACAGATCAGTACCAGTATTCTGACATGTTGCCGGGAGACGAGGATGCCTTCTCCAGAGAACCCTTCATCGTCCGCCTTCACACCCCCAAGACAG ccaTACGGGACTTTGTGTTAGTACCCCAGCACACCACTCCCACCAACGCTACTAAAGAGATCGATGCCCTCTACGATGTCTTCCTGGATGTCAAGAAGAAATGGAAGACCGAG atggtgaTGTTCCTAGGgattttaact gtggcatGTGACacactttaa